GTGGCTGGTCGCCCGCACGGTCGGCACCGTCAGGAGACGCCGTGCGCGGGTCTGACGCTCGCTTCGAGGAGTACGTCGCGGCCCGGCAGGGGGGCCTGCTGCGCACGGCGTACCTGCTCACGAGCAACCACCACGACGCCGAGGACCTCGTCCAGGCCGCCCTGGTCAAGGTGGTGCCGCACTGGGCGCGGATCCACGGCGACCCCGATCCCTACGTCCGGCGCGTGATGGTCCGCGAGAGCATCTCCCGGTGGCGGCGTCGGCGGTGGCGCGAGCTGCTCACCGACGACGTCCCGGAACCGGCGGGGGAGGCCGAGGAGCCGACGCTGCGCGTCGACCTCCGCCGCGCGCTCGACGGCCTGGCGCCGCGTCAGCGCGCCGTGGTGGTGCTGCGCTACCTCGAGGACCGCACCGAGGCCGAGACCGCCGACATCCTCCGGGTCTCGGTCGGCACCGTGAAGTCGCAGACGCGCGACGCCCTGCGACGGATGCGCGAGCGAGCGCCCCACCTGGTCACCGAGGAGCCGGCGGGATCCGGCACGCTGGTGACATGATCGTCGCCTTCAGCCTCAGCCCCACCGCCGCCGACGACTCGGGTTCGGTCTCCGAGGCGGTGGCCGCGGCAGTCCGGGTGGTCAGGGAGTCTGGCCTGCCGTGCGAGACCAACGGGCACGACGGGACTCCGCCGGGCGAACACCACTACTACGTGGAGTCGTCGTCGCCCTGATGGGCCTCGTACTCAGCGGCCACCGGTCCGCTCGATGACCCTCAGCGCTGTCACCGGCCAGGGCTGGGTGGCCGAGGGCGGGTCGAGACCGACGATCTCGCGGGCACGTACTATTCCCGATAGAGCCTTATGGGAACGGGAAGGGCCCGGGATTGTCGGATTCGTCGCCCCACCGTGGACCGACGAACGGGGTGACGTCGGGGGTGAACGGGATCCGCTTGGACGCGGCGAAGGCGGCCAGCATCTGGTGTGCGCGCCCAACCGACGAGTAGAACTGCTGCTCAACGTCGAACACAAGAGTCTCCATCGCATCATCGGGGGTCCCCGAGCCGACTCGCGCAACCATGGAGCGCCGATAGCCGATCCCGCTAGCAACGCCGGACCAGAACTCCAGGACCAGGACCCCGGTGTCCTCCTCGGTCCAGGCAGACATCGTGACGTAGTAATGACCCTGGATGCCGCCAGCCAAGCCTGACGCGCTTCCTTCGGCAAGCCACTCAAGGACCGCGTGTCGATCGACTGCCGAGTACACGGGCCGCATGTTGGCTCTTCCGCAGTTCGCACCGAATGCGGCTGACAGTTCCTTGAGGACGTGGTCACGAATCACCGGATCTGCACCGCCCAACCCGGTTCGATGACTGCATCACTGGTGTATCCATTGGGGAGCACATACTCGATGCCGGAACCGAGGTGTACCCATCGCGGCCCCAGTATCGTGTCGACCCTGCTCGGATCTATCCAGATCGCGTGGTCGCGCAGGAGATCTGGACGGGGCAACGCGAGGTACGAGTTCAGTTCGCTGGATGTGTAAGCGGTGGGGGTGACGAATGTCGGACCCGGGTGAGAGTTCTCGTGAACCCCGGTCGCGGCCACGTAGCGAAGCAGTGCCCTGCCCGCGAGTTCTGTGGCGACCTCGGCGCCGCTTCTGGAGGGCAGCTCGTCCAGTGGCACGTGAGCAGCGCTCAGGATCTTCAGCAGCATTCGACTGTCTTGAGTCGTTGTCATCCAGGCGCATGTCATACCTGCACTCCTTCGCCCCCGACGGCAGGTGACTGAAGCGTAGGTCACACCGAGGCGTGCGTGCATCCTCCCGGATGCTTGATCTGGCACCACGGACGAATGGCTGGCCGGGGGTTCCCACTGCCTCGCCCCACTCGCGGGGCCACCCCACCCCCTCGGTGTCGCGGCTGGCGGGTCGGGCTGGCTGCCTCCGGGTCGGGGCCGCTACGGGACCGCTAGTGCGGCTGGAGGCAGGGGCCCGGGGTCGGGGTCCGGCAGGCCGCTGGCTGCGCTCCTAGTGGCTTCCCGAAGGCCGCTACGAGGCTGATCCGACACGGCCGGGGAGGGGGCCGCATAGGCTCTGACCTGCCCTAACGATCCTTTACCTACCTAAAGTCTCAGTGGAGTGGGATGAGGTGATGGCTGTCGTGAAGCGAGCCGTCGACGTCGTCGCCGCCGCCTCGCCCCGCGTGGGCCTGGTGCTCAAGGCCGACATCCGTCCCGGCTACGACGGTCAGCTGACCGCGAAGGTCGAGCGGGTCGAGCACCACCTCGCCGACTAGCTCCCCCGCTGGAAGCTCAGCGGCACCACTTCCGCACGGTCTTGCGCAGGGCCGGGAGATCGACGCCGGTGTCGAGGGCGTGGGCGTGGGCGTGGGCGTGGACGTCACCGTCCCGGCCGCGGAAGAGGTTGAAGGTGCTGGCTCCCCACCAGGCGAGCCAGCCACGGGGAGGCTCGCAGGCCGAACGGCTCGCGCCCGGACGCCTCCGCCCGCTGACCTTCCGCATCGAACTCCGGAACAGGTCGCTGACGCGCCTCCTCGTCCGTGGTCGCTGCGCCGTTGTCGTCGATGTCGTCGAGCAGCCACTCCATCTCGGCGATCTCCTTGACCTGGGTGTCGCTGATCTGACTGGCCAGCTCCTCGACGCGGACGTCTCGCAGCTCCGCGCGCTCGCTGGTCAGGATCGCGATCGAGTGGTGCGGGATCATTCCCTTCATGTATGCCTCGTCCTGCACGAGCGTCTGGCTTTGCGAGAGGAAGAGCGCCAGGCTGCCGGCGGCGAGGGCTGTCCCGATGATCACGACGTTGACCTTGGTGTTCTGGTACATCGACCCCCACATGAACGAGAGCATGATGATCGCCATGGCCGACCCCATGAGGACAGCCATGTAGATGCGTTCCTCGCTGACGTGCGCATGGTCGATGCTGAAGAGGTTGGTGTAGGTCAGGAGGAACATGGTGAGTGTGGACGTGGCGATCATGAGGCCGAACCGCACGTAGGCGCGTCCTGCTCCGTTCCCGCCGTGGCGCTGGTGGGCGTCGTTCGACGTCATCTCGTGGTGCTGGTCAGACATGTTCACCCTTTCCGGATTGTCGAGCGAAGGTCTCTCAGTGCCGACATGTCGCCCGCCGATGATCGTGGGATGACGCTCATCGAACCGTCGGTCTCCAGGACGACCGCCGCCACCGACCCGAGGTCGCCTTGACCGCTGCCGCGGACGGCTTGTCGCAGTTCGCCCTCAGCGACCCGAGTGCGTCTCAGAGCGGTTTGGTCCACCTTCCCGTCACTCAGGAGCAGGGTGGGGCGGGCCGTGATGGCCGCGTGGCCTCCCGGGACCCACGCGGACACGCCAGCCGCCAGGAACTGGAGGACGACGAGGGCGACCAGAGCCGCCACACCCTCCGTCCAGGCCACCGTGCTGTTGAGCAGGACCGTCGCCAGCGTCGACCCGAGTGCAACGGTCACGACCAGGTCGAACGCGTTGAGCTTCGCGAGGGTGCGCTTTCCTGACACCCGCAGCAGCACGAGCAAGCTCAGGTACGTCGCGCCCGCGACCAGGACCACGCGCACGATCTGGGACCAGGAGTCGAACCACATCTACCTGCCGTACCCAGGCCCGGGCAAGATACGTGAGCGACCGGAGGAGGGGCATGCTCTCGCTCCCTCTGCGCGCGGGACCCGGCGGGGCTCACCACCTCGCCGACCAGCTCCCCCGCTGGAGGCTCAGCGGCACCACTTCCGCACGGTCTTGCGCGAGTGGTCGGTCTGGACGAGGCGGATGCCCGCCGCGTTGGCTCGGCGCACGGACTTCTTGCGGTTGAGCTGCACCGAGGCCACCCGGATCCCGGCCGCGCGCAGGTCAGACACCAGGCCAGGGTCGAAGTGGGCGGGTGGCAGCGCAGCGAGCGCGACGCCGGTGTCGACGGCGTGGGAGAGGATGTCGCTGTCACGGCCCTTGTAGCGGTGGAAGGTGCTCGCGGCGGGGAACTGGTTGCGCATCGCCTTCTCAGCCCCGGCACCCCCGAAGTAGACCTTGGAGGGCTTGGGGTGGGTCTGCGCCGCGTTCCAGAGCGTCTGGAGCCCGTAGTCGTCCCACGCGTCGCGGTAGCGGGCGTAGGAGTTGATGGTGACCATGATCGACGACTTCGTGCGGGCCGCTTCCGTGATCAGCCGCCGCGTCGTCTCCACGCGCCGGCCGAGCACGTAGCGCTTGCGCCGGATCTGCTGCAGGGTCAACCCCTCCACACGCGCCCGCGTGGCACCGCCCGAGGTCCGCTCGAGCGTCGAGTCGTGCACGGCGACGACCTTCTGGTCCGCCGTGACGCGGGCGTCGATCTCGGTGAAGCCCCACTTGGCGTTCCGACGCACCCCGCGCACCTGTTCCTCGGTGCCCTGGTAGATGGCCCGGTGGGCGATGTTCTGGCAGGCCCGTGCCGCCTCCGCCGGCACAGTCGGCACCGTCAGG
The genomic region above belongs to Nocardioides coralli and contains:
- a CDS encoding DUF305 domain-containing protein, with the protein product MSDQHHEMTSNDAHQRHGGNGAGRAYVRFGLMIATSTLTMFLLTYTNLFSIDHAHVSEERIYMAVLMGSAMAIIMLSFMWGSMYQNTKVNVVIIGTALAAGSLALFLSQSQTLVQDEAYMKGMIPHHSIAILTSERAELRDVRVEELASQISDTQVKEIAEMEWLLDDIDDNGAATTDEEARQRPVPEFDAEGQRAEASGREPFGLRASPWLARLVGSQHLQPLPRPGR
- a CDS encoding DUF421 domain-containing protein translates to MWFDSWSQIVRVVLVAGATYLSLLVLLRVSGKRTLAKLNAFDLVVTVALGSTLATVLLNSTVAWTEGVAALVALVVLQFLAAGVSAWVPGGHAAITARPTLLLSDGKVDQTALRRTRVAEGELRQAVRGSGQGDLGSVAAVVLETDGSMSVIPRSSAGDMSALRDLRSTIRKG
- a CDS encoding SigE family RNA polymerase sigma factor, whose translation is MRGSDARFEEYVAARQGGLLRTAYLLTSNHHDAEDLVQAALVKVVPHWARIHGDPDPYVRRVMVRESISRWRRRRWRELLTDDVPEPAGEAEEPTLRVDLRRALDGLAPRQRAVVVLRYLEDRTEAETADILRVSVGTVKSQTRDALRRMRERAPHLVTEEPAGSGTLVT
- a CDS encoding thiamine-binding protein — encoded protein: MEWDEVMAVVKRAVDVVAAASPRVGLVLKADIRPGYDGQLTAKVERVEHHLAD
- a CDS encoding glycerophosphodiester phosphodiesterase translates to MPTVPAEAARACQNIAHRAIYQGTEEQVRGVRRNAKWGFTEIDARVTADQKVVAVHDSTLERTSGGATRARVEGLTLQQIRRKRYVLGRRVETTRRLITEAARTKSSIMVTINSYARYRDAWDDYGLQTLWNAAQTHPKPSKVYFGGAGAEKAMRNQFPAASTFHRYKGRDSDILSHAVDTGVALAALPPAHFDPGLVSDLRAAGIRVASVQLNRKKSVRRANAAGIRLVQTDHSRKTVRKWCR